From a region of the Dictyostelium discoideum AX4 chromosome 2 chromosome, whole genome shotgun sequence genome:
- the sgcA gene encoding guanylyl cyclase, with the protein MENVSSPSLLSLSLNNNNNINNNNNNNNNNNNVPFINSFNVNQLDEFERKTIEYGRSIVYDIARIEELILASEFVSELEIVMFSRRMTSKCSELSTSISPNIAVLRQQIQILQSTPIINTNNNNNSNNNSSLSSSTSSSPNQSSPQTNRRSAGLLSSYSPSSSPNLKSHQMNNNNNNNNNNQLSQSLFLLDSKSIEKMVKEECFGIIDPEELSHEEKSKLIRSTVSSVNSIIMTVKEYNKQHQLGKDLLPLQNEYFLHRTNILQSWKFLTIFVSKTSWKIPKLPQPPTKSCSSSSIVTTPVIRQIRDIKTDDISNSNSNSNSNNSNNNSIPSSPILSGSPSSSISTPPILTSPILQPQKPLIPPILGSAASNKRLSMSFNSFFDGASNGTINNNSNNNQQQQQQQQQQQQQQQQQQLSSSPENSPIVSRAKGNNIITLTKTNVSSNVNNSNSNSPTQSSKKQHKSALNVNSSNVSVNSNSNSSSNNSTTSVIKPDLFDQIFQLSDTLMTLMYHLKNIQKIKLKKQQQQQQQQQQGGPITPRGVSTPRGNPSSVNKTTASPTNSGSTTPLTQSPPLSPISNNNNNQSSPTSPSSSSSTPKIGTLYIEQAKNVIIPSLLSKLLDICNHLKIKITDESLIDHLFNLSTINSNDLIEPLEIVLEMFQKFTFSQPTIVIENPTTSNPTSTTGLNINSLSNSKTTKSKPPHHPKSLESKNHDKTSSSPIKSIFKLNSKVKDKSDKLDSINNNNSNSSSSSKSRPTTPILSPISSPIISPVSSPVTSPSSSSHSKISPSTSLERISDLIPISSPNNNNNNNNNNNNNNNNNNTTTTTTTTTTTTTAITNTTDTVQNQNLIYDLLNTIDNNEEMDRYNNVNNNNNGNTSPMSVVVSNNDQQTVTYGFKVPELNISKLNDSTTTTSTSTNNNSGNLGTSINNSNNKKLNQILGASEDVLSKKQLLKPKDLSKQNKIGLSIFSKHLRSMKQNDEHQQRNSFNQFWLEGSTHRERQDQVPLDEKQRHQITSLGSYVSNLVIKGLLASATPIVPPHLEKYSSCVLFADISGFTSLTERLGNHGKEGVELLTKNLNSYFTILIKIVKGFGGDIVKFAGDAVLAHWPTNGELINRVRIACECSLALQKKLHNFPVPGGFLTLHIGIGCGDISGVYVGGCKEKVEFLICGEALIQATLCEKEAESGEIYVSPATQEKMKPYATFSQKKQKHNYKLESITTLLEKDLINDFDFLSTMVGSQINHKFLQELPLLMDMEDSLKRFVPNAVHNQFKNDYLAELRYITVLFMNLSYGTPNPDTDLDKLQNIVFESQAIVYKHEGTVRQFIVDDKGCVLIAAWGVPPYSHEDDPSRAVEAAMEIVVNVFKLAVISSVGITTGKCFCGDVGSDERREYAVVGDIVNLAARLMSHSQGGVLCDEETSKTAKMIEFVKLANPIKVKGKVAPINVYKPIKKLQSMKNSSPRHMIKNKGIIGRHTQLRQMANIIDQITSNSGPTHVAIIEAEAGLGKSRLISEIKYSFCMDLKMFKASGIQMSESISFYIWKQILLQFLKDESINGYQSFSDFNFTQIQLLNQVLDINIINNNNNNGNENNEKLPIVEQNQLQTSVIKLTSEELKENRRYSAQQRAESLQLTMMKILTKAIPTGSIIVIDDAQFMDSASWTLTLNAVKNLANCLIIISLRPSKDGIPYGFSQLPTELVTKIQLEPLNGKVETTLLVERMLDFPSDESGIPDEIIEEIYNRSQGNHFVIEEMVNGLISNGLIDEASSRFINPKEAIDHVRLSLPRTVTSLITSRVDRLSPIQQLELKIASVIGMPFTVDSLHRILPLDAISKQDLAKDLAVLERLDFIKSTTINTQQQLLQQLQQQQQLQKQLLNNQADHSSYKTNNVLLLASQPNINNNNNNNNNNNNNNNNNNANEQPSTPTSIINNNLLYSFHHTRTQEVIYDLMLFSQRRELHQKIAKVLEDTCTPQHSLFISLVHHYHSAQNNSKTIEYATKAGVLAQAENNNKEAIKFFQLALKCMEQEFIAEEEVKIHKKLHRRSSSQNLKDAVSISSNSNNPNNISFQDLMDSNNSNLVNSNSNNNNSNNNSNNNSNNNSLSNLGEDIKDKDKEKEKDKDKEKEKEKEKEKEKEKDKEKDKNNNNNNNNNNNNNTILNPPTLADLVSLGFKKVPIEIISITRKLGLALFNVGRFRQASYHLLNALKYLGLEPPTPKDYSSGASKPKLRTLAKAAVRQDSATKFFSCNLDMLEKREAILCLFVQSKISLHDCSKTLDSWCSYVSLQLSFDNSHSSIKNRLFNSLGNNNSNNNNNNNNNNNNNNNNNSSNNNELSSSSTTTTTTTVQTSLTDWNLQAEAYSIGIRVLGNNGDSSTPLKYYAEVLSKMDQTNGFVYGNSHQSWGIYMSGLGRWEEAESGYKKSIEASHKTGDKKLMEESNIFLSVCYLLLGSNGGKLSLIYQQTTKALESARNRGDNHNQILALTVEGCALFYERQFQRCHTILQDIERLVDLLSIKELSNSAHANYTILKAQIAINEKDWQLAYDCCRRVSIIISKCDANNFSMYEAYTGLPLVLIKILQNHQHISATAVTVPKSRLVTEINDSITILERFAETFPIGQPRLLLVKTLMFALGYRESDDQNNLSALKEAKEKCQKLGMSFDFVCIHNPNNNNNNSNNNNSGGSGSPSGNNSPINKRYSVGGIGNYQQANGGQDIKSPVLSPQHSISDFHYTAADTGTTQPSVQIGSSRSRPVSVHENVNSSQPLRTVSSQDLSSSSSGSNNSYNGSSDQQSPQSPQSPQSPQSPQSPQSPNSITSQQFSPPNQPSNNGAKKDILKKIGIKFWKE; encoded by the exons atggaAAATGTATCAAGCCCATCTCTTTTATCATtgtcattaaataataataataatataaataataacaataataataataataataataataatgttccttttattaattcttttaatgtcAATCAGTTGGACGAGTTTGAACGTAAAACCATCGAATATGGTAGATCGATTGTATATGATATAGCAAGGATTGAGGAATTGATTTTAGCATCAGAGTTTGTTAGTGAATTAGAGATTGTTATGTTTTCAAGGAGAATGACATCAAAATGTTCAGaattatcaacatcaattTCACCAAATATAGCGGTTTTGagacaacaaattcaaatacttcaatcaacaccaattataaatactaataacaataataatagtaataataatagttcattatcatcatcaacatcctCTTCACCAAATCAATCATCACCACAAACCAATCGAAGAAGTGCAggtttattatcatcttattctccatcatcatcaccaaatttaaaatcacatCAAAtgaataacaacaacaacaacaacaataataatcaattatcaCAATCATTGTTTCTATTAGATAGTAAATCTATTGaaaaaatggtaaaagaAGAATGTTTTGGTATTATAGATCCAGAGGAACTAAGTCATGAAGAGAAGAGTAAATTAATTAGATCCACAGTATCAAGTGTTAATAGTATAATTATGACAGTCAAAGAATATAACAAACAACATCAACTTGGTAAAGACCTATTACCACTACAAAATGAATATTTCCTACATCGTACCAATATCTTACAATCATGGAAATTCCTAACGATTTTCGTATCGAAAACCTCTTGGAAAATACCAAAATTACCACAGCCACCAACTAAAAGTTGTAGTAGCAGTAGTATTGTAACAACACCTGTAATAAGACAAATTAGAGATATCAAAACAGATGATATTTCAaactcaaattcaaattcaaatagcaataatagtaataacaattcaataccatcatcaccaattttatctggttcaccatcatcatcaatttcaacacCACCAATCCTAACTTCACCAATATTACAACCACAAAAACCATTGATTCCACCAATTTTAGGTAGCGCAGCAAGTAATAAAAGATTATCAATGagttttaattcattttttgatgGTGCTAGTAATGgtactattaataataatagcaataataatcaacaacaacaacaacaacaacaacaacaacaacaacaacaacaacaacaacaattatcatcatcaccagaGAATTCACCAATTGTATCACGTGCCAaaggtaataatattatcactTTGACAAAAACTAATGTATCatcaaatgtaaataatagtaatagtaattcaCCAACACAAAGTAGTAAAAAACAACATAAATCAGCTTTAAATGTTAATAGTAGCAATGTATCagtaaatagtaatagtaatagtagtagtaataattcCACTACCTCTGTAATAAAACCTGATCTTTTCGATCAAATCTTTCAATTGAGTGATACTTTAATGACTTTAATGTATCATcttaaaaatattcaaaaaattaaattaaaaaaacaacaacaacaacaacaacaacaacaacaaggtGGTCCAATAACACCAAGAGGAGTATCAACACCACGTGGTAATCCTTCATCAGTAAATAAAACAACAGCGTCACCAACAAATAGTGGATCAACAACTCCACTTACTCAATCACCACCACtatcaccaatttcaaataataataataatcaatcttcaccaacatcaccatcatcatcatcatcaacaccaaaaaTTGGAACTTTATATATAGAGCAAGCAAAGAATGTTATAATTCCAagtttattatcaaaattattggATATTTGTAATcacttaaaaattaaaatcactGATGAATCTCTCATTGATCatctatttaatttatccaCTATAAACTCAAAT gatttaattgaaccatTGGAAATTGTATTGGAGATGTTCCAAAAATTCACTTTCTCACAACCAACTATTG tAATCGAAAATCCAACGACTTCAAATCCAACTTCAACGACaggtttaaatattaatagtttaaGTAATAGTAAAACAACTAAATCCAAACCACCACATCATCCAAAATCATTAGAGTCAAAAAATCATGATAAAACATCTTCAAGTccaataaaatcaatatttaaattaaattcaaaagtaAAAGATAAATCAGATAAATTAGatagtataaataataacaatagcaatagtagtagtagtagtaaaaGTCGTCCAACGACACCTATATTATCACCTATATCCTCTCCAATTATATCACCTGTATCATCACCTGTAacttcaccatcatcatcatcacactCAAAGATATCACCATCAACTTCACTTGAAAGAATTAGTGATCTTATACCAATttcatcaccaaataataataataataataataataataataataataataataataataataatacaacaaccacaaccaccaccaccaccacaacaacaacagcaataaCAAACACAACCGACACTgtacaaaatcaaaatttaatttatgaccttttaaatacaattgataataacGAGGAAATGGATAGatataataatgtaaataataataataatggaaatacATCACCAATGTCGGTGGTGGTATCAAATAATGATCAACAAACTGTAACATATGGATTTAAAGTACCAGAATTAAatatatcaaaattaaatgattcaacaacaacaacatcaacatcaacaaataataatagcggTAATTTAGGTacaagtattaataatagtaataataagaaattaaatcaaattttaggAGCATCAGAAGAtgtattatcaaaaaaacaattattaaaaccaaaagatttatcaaaacaaaataaaattggtttgtcaatattttcaaaacatTTACGTTCAATGAAACAAAATGATGAACACCAACAAAGAAATAGTTTTAATCAATTTTGGTTAGAAGGTTCAACTCATAGAGAACGTCAAGATCAAGTACCATTAGATGAAAAACAAAGACATCAAATCACTTCTTTAGGTAGTTATGTTTCAAATTTAGTTATTAAAGGTTTATTAGCTTCTGCAACTCCAATTGTACCACCACATTTAGaaaa atattcATCATGTGTATTATTTGCAGATATTTCAGGATTTACATCACTAACAGAAAGATTAGGTAATCATGGTAAAGAAggtgttgaattattaacaaagaatttaaattcatatttTACAATACTGATAAAGATAGTGAAAGGATTTGGAGGTGATATTGTAAAGTTTGCAGGTGATGCAGTATTAGCACATTGGCCAACCAATGGAGAGTTGATAAATAGGGTTAGAATTGCATGTGAATGTTCATTGGCATTACAAAAGAAGTTACATAATTTCCCAGTGCCAGGTGGATTCTTAACATTGCATATTGGTATTGGATGTGGTGATATTAGTGGGGTTTACGTTGGTGGTTGTAAAGAGAAAGTAgagtttttaatttgtggTGAAGCATTAATTCAAGCTACTCTATGTGAAAAGGAGGCAGAGTCTGGGGAGATCTATGTATCACCAGCCACTCAAGAAAAGATGAAACCATATGCAACCTTTTcacaaaagaaacaaaaacaTAACTACAAATTGGAATCGATAACAACCCTTTTGGAGAAAGATTTAATCAATGATTTCGATTTCCTCTCAACCATGGTTGGCTCTCAAATCAATCATAAATTCTTACAAGAGTTACCACTACTAATGGATATGGAGGATTCTTTGAAAAGATTCGTACCAAATGCAGTTCacaatcaattcaaaaatgattatttggCAGAGTTACGTTATATCACTGTGTTATTTATGAATTTATCCTATGGTACTCCAAATCCAGACACAGATTTAGATAAACTTCAAAATATTGTATTTGAAAGTCAAGCGATAGTTTATAAACATGAAGGTACAGTTCGTCAATTTATAGTGGATGATAAGGGTTGTGTCCTGATAGCAGCATGGGGTGTACCACCTTATTCACATGAGGACGATCCATCACGTGCAGTTGAAGCTGCAATGGAGATTGTGGTAAATGTTTTCAAATTGGCAGTGATTTCATCGGTTGGTATCACCACTGGTAAATGTTTTTGTGGTGATGTTGGTAGTGATGAACGTAGGGAATATGCCGTGGTTGGTGATATTGTAAACTTGGCAGCACGTTTAATGTCACATTCACAAGGTGGTGTACTTTGTGATGAAGAAACCTCGAAAACTGcaaaaatgattgaatttgttAAATTGGCAAATCCAATCAAAGTCAAGGGTAAAGTTGCCCCAATCAATGTttataaaccaattaaaaaattacaatcaaTGAAAAATTCATCACCACGTCATATGATAAAGAATAAAGGTATCATTGGAAGACACACTCAATTACGTCAAATGGCAAATATAATCGATCAAATCACAAGTAATTCTGGTCCAACTCATGTCGCAATCATTGAAGCTGAAGCTGGTTTAGGTAAATCTAGATTAATCtctgaaattaaatattcattttgtatggatttaaaaatgtttaaagCAAGTGGTATTCAAATGTCTGAATCAATCTCATTTTATATTTggaaacaaattttattacaatttttaaaagatgaatcaattaatggttatcaatcattttctgattttaattttactcaaattcaattattaaatcaagttttagatataaatataatcaataataataataataatggcaatgaaaataatgaaaaattaccaatagttgaacaaaatcaattacaaacatcagttattaaattaacatcagaagaattaaaagagaatCGTAGATATTCAGCACAACAAAGAGCAGAATCATTACAATTGACaatgatgaaaattttaacaaaAGCAATACCAACTGGTAGtattattgtaattgatGATGCACAATTTATGGACAGTGCAAGTTGGACATTAACATTGAATGCTGTTAAAAATTTAGCAAATTGTTTAATAATCATTTCATTACGTCCCTCAAAAGATGGTATACCCTATGGATTCAGTCAATTACCAACAGAGTTGGTAACGAAAATTCAATTGGAACCATTGAATGGTAAGGTTGAAACCACACTATTGGTAGAGAGAATGTTAGATTTTCCAAGTGATGAAAGTGGTATACCAGATGAAATCATTGAAGAGATCTATAATCGTTCACAAGGTAATCATTTTGTAATTGAGGAGATGGTGAATGGTCTAATTTCAAATGGACTAATCGATGAAGCATCTTCAAGATTCATTAATCCTAAAGAGGCAATTGACCATGTTAGACTATCATTACCACGTACTGTAACATCATTGATCACTAGTAGAGTCGATAGATTATCACCCATTCAACAATTGGAGTTGAAAATTGCCTCTGTAATTGGTATGCCTTTTACTGTTGATTCACTTCATCGTATTCTACCATTGGATGCAATTAGTAAACAAGATTTAGCAAAAGATTTAGCTGTATTGGAAAGATTGGATttcattaaatcaacaactaTTAAtactcaacaacaattacttcaacaattacaacaacaacaacaacttcaaaaacaattattaaataatcaagCTGATCATAGTTCatataaaactaataatgttttattattagcatCACaaccaaatattaataataacaataacaataataataataataataataataataacaataataatgctAATGAACAACCATCAACTCCAacttcaattattaataataatttattatactCATTTCATCATACTCGTACACAAGAAGTAATTTACGATTTAATGTTATTCTCACAAAGAAGGGAGCTTCATCAAAAGATTGCTAAAGTTTTAGAGGATACTTGTACACCACAACATTCTTTATTCATTTCATTggttcatcattatcattcagctcaaaataattcaaaaaccATTGAATACGCAACGAAAGCTGGTGTTTTGGCCCAAgctgaaaataataataaagaggcaattaaattctttcaACTTGCTCTAAAATGTATGGAACAAGAATTCATTGCAGAGGAAGAAGTTAAAATTCATAAAAAATTACATCGTCGTTCTTCCtctcaaaatttaaaagatgcTGTTAGTATctcttcaaattcaaataatccaaataatatttcatttcaaGATTTAAtggattcaaataattcaaatttagtaaatagtaattcaaataataataatagtaataataatagtaataataatagtaataataattcacttAGTAATTTAGGTGAAGatataaaagataaagataaagaaaaagaaaaagataaggataaagaaaaagaaaaagaaaaagagaaagagaaagagaaagaaaaagataaagaaaaggataaaaataataataataataacaataacaataacaataataatacaatattAAATCCACCAACATTAGCAGATTTAGTTAGTTTAGGATTTAAAAAAgtaccaattgaaattatatcaATAACTAGAAAATTAGGTTTAGCATTATTTAATGTTGGTAGATTTAGACAAGCATCTTATCATTTATTGAATGCATTGAAATATTTAGGTCTTgaaccaccaacaccaaaaGATTATTCAAGTGGTGCAAGTAAACCAAAATTAAGAACTTTGGCAAAAGCAGCTGTAAGACAAGATTCAGCTACAAAATTCTTTTCTTGTAATTTAGATATGTTAGAAAAGAGAGAAGCAATTTTATGTTTATTCGTTCAAAGTAAAATTTCATTACATGATTGTTCAAAAACTTTAGATTCTTGGTGTTCTTATGTTTCATTACAactttcatttgataatagtCATAGtagtattaaaaatagattatttaatagtttaggtaataataatagtaataataataataataataataacaataataataataataataataataatagttcaaataataatgaactaTCATCaagttcaacaacaacaacgacaacaacaGTACAAACATCATTAACAGATTGGAATTTACAAGCTGAAGCATATTCAATTGGTATACGTGTTTTAggtaataatggtgattCATCAACacctttaaaatattatgcAGAAGTATTATCTAAAATGGATCAAACAAATGGATTTGTTTATGGTAATAGTCATCAAAGTTGGGGTATTTATATGTCTGGTTTAGGTAGATGGGAAGAGGCAGAAAGTGGTTATAAGAAATCGATCGAGGCATCACATAAAACGGGTGATAAAAAGTTGATGGAAGAATCCAATATATTCTTATCGGTTTGTTACCTTTTATTGGGTAGCAATGGTGGAAAGTTATCATTAATCTATCAACAAACCACTAAAGCTTTGGAGAGTGCAAGAAATCGTGGTGATAATCATAATCAAATATTGGCTCTAACAGTGGAAGGTTGTGCATTATTTTACGAGAGACAATTCCAACGTTGTCATACCATTCTACAAGATATTGAACGTTTGGTTGACCTATTGTCAATTAAAGAGCTATCGAATTCTGCTCATGCAAACTATACCATTCTAAAAGCTCAAATTGCAATCAATGAAAAAGATTGGCAATTGGCTTATGATTGTTGTAGACGTGTTTCAATTATCATTAGTAAATGTGATGCCAATAACTTTTCAATGTATGAAGCTTACACTGGTTTACCTTTGGTACTCATTAAAATCTTACAAAATCATCAACATATCTCTGCTACTGCTGTCACTGTCCCCAAATCAAGATTAGTCACCGAAATTAATGATTCCATAACCATTTTGGAAAGATTTGCTGAAACTTTCCCAATTGGTCAACCAAGATTACTTTTGGTTAAAACTTTAATGTTTGCTTTAGGTTATCGTGAATCTGatgatcaaaataatttatctgCATTAAAAGAAGCAAAAGAAAAATGTCAAAAACTTGGTATgtcttttgattttgtttgtattcataatccaaataataataataataattcaaataataataatagtggtggtagtggttcaccaagtggtaataatagtcCAATAAATAAGCGTTATAGTGTTGGTGGTATTGGTAATTATCAACAAGCCAATGGTGGTCAAGATATAAAATCTCCTGTATTATCACCACAACATTCAATTAGTGATTTCCATTATACTGCTGCTGATACTGGAACAACACAACCTTCAGTTCAAATCGGAAGTAGTAGATCTAGACCTGTTAGTGTTCATGAAAATGTAAATTCATCTCAACCACTCAGAACAGTATCATCTCAAGATTTATCTAGTTCATCTTCTGGTTCAAATAATTCCTATAATGGTAGTAGTGATCAACAATCACCTCAATCACCACAATCACCACAATCACCACAATCACCTCAATCACCACaatcaccaaattcaataacaTCTCAACAATTTTCACCTCCAAATCAACCATCAAATAATGGCgcaaaaaaagatattctAAAAAAGATTGGTATTAAATTTTGGAAAGAATAa